A genomic stretch from Candidatus Nitrososphaera gargensis Ga9.2 includes:
- a CDS encoding calcium-binding protein, which yields MGMKIEKKNVVLLITTTLLLLPLLLFLPLSPIEVLAAVVINGTPRGETINGTPEPDTIKGFGGDDIIYGYDGNDMISAGAGNDRVYGGNGNDRIYGYKGNDVLSGDKGNDFIKDSYGDNKAYAGPGDDRIEFVHVDKFGGCSGESAYGGSGNDYVRIALGGGDCNMDVHLGIGDDIVICELGNCYTRGGLGNDKIYLNDGTETASTAALGGDGNDYLYGNGIHSLYGEEGDDTLEYGPMRGGPGADHFICNVEGSEVFDYNPDEGDTFEGKYCVDIDGNPLVRPS from the coding sequence ATGGGAATGAAAATAGAAAAAAAGAATGTTGTCCTTCTGATAACTACTACCTTATTGCTATTGCCTCTACTGCTATTCTTACCTTTATCGCCTATTGAGGTTCTTGCTGCAGTAGTAATAAACGGGACGCCTAGAGGCGAAACGATAAACGGGACACCTGAACCTGACACCATCAAAGGATTCGGGGGTGATGACATTATCTATGGGTACGATGGCAATGACATGATTTCAGCAGGAGCAGGAAATGACAGAGTTTATGGCGGTAATGGCAACGATAGGATATATGGATACAAAGGAAACGATGTTCTAAGCGGGGATAAGGGTAACGATTTCATTAAGGATTCCTACGGTGACAACAAGGCATATGCTGGTCCCGGTGACGACAGGATCGAGTTCGTTCACGTAGACAAGTTCGGCGGCTGTTCAGGTGAATCAGCATACGGCGGAAGTGGTAACGACTACGTAAGAATTGCATTAGGAGGGGGAGATTGTAATATGGACGTGCATCTCGGAATTGGTGACGATATCGTAATTTGTGAACTTGGTAATTGCTACACAAGAGGCGGCCTTGGCAACGATAAGATCTATCTGAATGATGGTACAGAGACTGCAAGTACGGCTGCATTAGGCGGAGATGGAAACGACTACCTGTATGGCAATGGCATACATAGTCTCTATGGCGAGGAAGGTGACGATACCCTAGAATATGGGCCAATGCGAGGAGGCCCCGGAGCAGACCACTTCATATGCAATGTTGAAGGCTCGGAAGTATTTGACTACAATCCAGACGAAGGAGATACATTTGAAGGCAAATACTGCGTAGATATAGATGGTAATCCGCTTGTAAGACCATCATAG
- a CDS encoding M24 family metallopeptidase has protein sequence MMKARRSAILQHARQAAGCSVVAAFEPENVFYLTGFWGEAIAVCTENGTKLIAPRLEYWRAEKTSIDCEVILTERGGELISTFVSQIKNSRACTDCSDYSTVESVRKQGGDIIVVNTEPFFQTRRIKDESEIRIIAKASRILDKLYGICEDEIKVGLSERDLQAKLIYEAMKMGANPPSYKSTLNPLIIAGGPNGALPHAEVTDRKFRKGDMIVVDLTLRHAGYIADATRTFALGSASTEMKKVYAVVQESQKAGLDAAKAGATCGQVDAACRDLIAERGYEKLFIHSTGHGIGLDVHEPPWLRMKNGEVLQPNMAVTVEPGIYLENKFGVRIEDSIIIVNNGKPQVLNRFTKDLVVVG, from the coding sequence ATGATGAAAGCACGCCGTTCCGCCATCCTGCAGCATGCAAGGCAGGCCGCCGGCTGCAGCGTTGTTGCAGCATTTGAGCCGGAGAACGTGTTCTACCTTACGGGCTTTTGGGGCGAGGCCATCGCAGTGTGCACAGAAAACGGCACAAAGCTGATCGCGCCCCGGCTAGAATACTGGAGGGCGGAAAAGACATCGATTGATTGCGAAGTCATCCTGACCGAAAGAGGAGGCGAGCTCATTTCCACCTTTGTATCGCAGATAAAGAACAGCAGGGCGTGCACCGATTGCAGTGACTACTCCACAGTCGAGTCGGTCCGCAAGCAGGGCGGCGACATCATCGTTGTCAACACCGAGCCGTTCTTCCAGACGCGCAGGATAAAGGACGAATCAGAAATTAGGATAATCGCAAAGGCGTCAAGGATTCTGGACAAGCTATACGGGATCTGCGAGGACGAAATCAAGGTCGGGCTATCAGAGCGCGACCTGCAGGCAAAACTGATCTACGAAGCGATGAAGATGGGCGCAAACCCGCCATCGTACAAGTCGACTCTCAACCCTCTAATCATCGCAGGCGGGCCGAACGGAGCACTGCCCCACGCAGAAGTTACGGACAGGAAGTTCAGAAAAGGGGATATGATAGTGGTCGACCTCACGCTCAGGCACGCCGGCTACATCGCCGACGCCACTAGGACATTTGCGCTTGGCTCTGCATCGACAGAAATGAAGAAGGTGTATGCCGTCGTGCAAGAGTCGCAAAAGGCCGGCCTTGATGCCGCAAAAGCCGGGGCAACGTGCGGCCAGGTCGACGCGGCATGCAGAGACCTGATAGCAGAGCGCGGCTATGAAAAACTGTTCATACATTCCACCGGACATGGAATCGGCCTTGACGTGCATGAGCCACCATGGCTTCGCATGAAGAACGGCGAAGTGCTCCAGCCCAACATGGCGGTGACGGTCGAGCCGGGGATATACCTGGAAAACAAGTTTGGAGTGCGGATAGAGGACAGCATCATTATTGTCAATAATGGCAAGCCGCAGGTGCTCAACAGGTTCACAAAGGACTTGGTTGTAGTAGGATAA
- a CDS encoding Glu/Leu/Phe/Val family dehydrogenase, whose protein sequence is MLDTAKSSAGSINPFEVALKQLDEAAKLIKLDKGLHQVLANPKRVLTVSLPVKMDNGEIRVFTGFRSQHNDARGPYKGGIRYHPQVTVDEVKALSMWMTWKCAVADIPYGGGKGGIICNPKEMSTSELERLTRRYAYAIADIIGPHTDIPAPDVYTGGKEMAWIMDTYSALKGNYVQPEVITGKPIAIGGSLGRNEATGRGLAFTVREAAKKLKINMKSATVAVQGFGNAGQFASQLVEEQGATVIAASDSKGGVYNKAGMKVEALRKHKEKTGSVVGFPGAKSISNEELLETDCTILIPAALENQITAKNAGKIKAKLVAEAANGPTTPEADDILYKNKVLTIPDILANGGGVTVSYFEWLQNLRREYWSEAEVNERLDRNITKSFLDTYTTSEKYGVNMRKASTVLAVNRVVEAIQLRGLWP, encoded by the coding sequence ATGCTAGATACGGCTAAAAGCTCTGCGGGCTCTATAAACCCGTTTGAGGTTGCTCTAAAGCAGCTTGATGAAGCTGCAAAGCTGATAAAACTAGACAAGGGTTTGCATCAGGTTTTAGCAAACCCAAAGCGCGTTCTTACGGTTTCGTTGCCAGTCAAGATGGACAATGGCGAGATCCGCGTCTTCACTGGATTTCGCTCGCAGCATAATGATGCCCGCGGCCCATACAAGGGAGGCATACGCTACCACCCGCAGGTCACAGTCGATGAGGTCAAGGCTCTGTCGATGTGGATGACTTGGAAGTGTGCGGTGGCAGACATCCCCTACGGCGGAGGCAAAGGTGGCATAATCTGCAACCCCAAAGAGATGTCGACTAGCGAGCTGGAGCGCTTGACAAGACGCTACGCTTATGCAATCGCCGACATCATTGGTCCGCATACTGACATCCCTGCGCCGGACGTCTACACAGGCGGCAAGGAGATGGCTTGGATAATGGACACCTACTCTGCCCTCAAGGGTAACTATGTGCAGCCCGAAGTCATTACTGGCAAGCCGATCGCAATAGGAGGCTCGCTTGGCAGAAACGAAGCGACAGGGCGCGGCCTTGCGTTTACAGTAAGGGAAGCGGCAAAAAAACTAAAGATAAACATGAAGTCTGCCACTGTTGCAGTACAGGGCTTTGGCAACGCCGGCCAGTTTGCGTCGCAACTGGTGGAAGAGCAAGGTGCCACAGTCATAGCGGCGTCCGACTCGAAAGGCGGCGTCTACAACAAGGCTGGGATGAAGGTTGAAGCGCTGCGCAAGCACAAGGAAAAGACCGGCTCGGTGGTAGGGTTCCCCGGCGCCAAGTCAATAAGCAACGAAGAGTTGCTCGAAACTGACTGCACTATATTAATACCTGCTGCACTTGAAAACCAGATAACCGCAAAGAACGCCGGCAAGATAAAGGCAAAACTTGTCGCAGAAGCGGCCAATGGCCCCACGACCCCAGAAGCAGACGACATACTCTACAAGAACAAGGTTCTGACGATCCCTGATATCCTTGCAAACGGAGGCGGCGTAACTGTATCGTATTTTGAGTGGCTGCAAAACCTGCGCAGAGAGTACTGGTCGGAGGCCGAGGTCAACGAAAGGCTCGACCGGAACATCACCAAGTCGTTCCTCGATACCTACACGACATCGGAAAAGTATGGCGTCAACATGCGCAAGGCAAGCACCGTCCTTGCGGTGAACAGAGTAGTCGAAGCAATCCAGCTAAGAGGACTATGGCCATAA
- a CDS encoding 4-phosphopantoate--beta-alanine ligase — MHVNRISIPPNHPRAKSLHTREALVDGYRRGLVVAEGLIAHGRGEAYDYLIGECTTKTAQRAIKAAAAMLLLSRHPVISVNGNAAALCPGAIVELAKATGAAIEINLFYRTEERERAIKAELETHGAENVLGVGSRASATIPELQSERRRVDPDGIYSADTVFVPLEDGDRTEALVKMGKKVITIDLNPLSRTAKAAHITIVDNIVRAMPALAEAAHQLNGSKSLKRIVDGFDNKKNLRESLKIIRGVI; from the coding sequence TTGCACGTAAACCGCATTTCGATACCGCCAAACCACCCTCGCGCCAAGTCTCTCCACACCCGCGAGGCACTGGTCGATGGCTACAGGCGCGGCCTGGTCGTGGCAGAGGGGCTCATCGCCCACGGAAGAGGCGAGGCATATGACTACCTCATCGGCGAGTGCACCACTAAAACTGCGCAGCGGGCGATCAAGGCGGCCGCAGCCATGCTCCTGCTCTCAAGGCACCCAGTCATCTCTGTGAACGGCAACGCTGCTGCGCTCTGCCCGGGAGCAATAGTTGAGCTTGCAAAGGCTACTGGCGCCGCAATCGAGATCAATCTCTTTTACAGGACAGAAGAGCGCGAGCGGGCGATCAAGGCCGAGCTTGAAACGCACGGTGCAGAGAATGTTCTTGGTGTCGGCTCAAGAGCGTCGGCAACGATCCCAGAGCTTCAGAGCGAGCGCCGGCGCGTCGACCCAGACGGCATCTACAGTGCAGACACGGTGTTTGTACCTCTTGAAGACGGCGACAGGACCGAGGCCCTTGTCAAGATGGGCAAAAAAGTGATTACAATTGACCTCAACCCTCTTTCTAGAACGGCTAAGGCCGCTCACATTACGATCGTCGACAATATTGTAAGGGCCATGCCGGCGTTGGCAGAAGCGGCGCACCAGCTCAATGGCAGCAAATCGCTCAAGAGAATCGTGGACGGCTTTGACAACAAAAAGAACCTGCGAGAATCTTTGAAGATCATCAGGGGAGTGATATGA
- the panB gene encoding 3-methyl-2-oxobutanoate hydroxymethyltransferase — MSVNDIVAMKGMEKISVLTAYDYSTSLICDRAGVDVLLVGDSAGMVVLGYPNTVPVGMPEMTMFCGAVARGAKRAMIVGDMPFGSYQPSASVAVENAVQLIKAGCDAVKLEGGSEIIGTIKAIVDAGIPVMGHIGLKPQTSSLWEGYRLQGRTKVSAMKLVQDAKALEKAGVFSIVLEMVASEVADEITKSVTVPTIGIGSGVGCDGQVLVLHDMLGIYEDIKPKFVKRYSELSKSIFDAVASYTREVKEGKFPEGSNTFHMSPEELDRFRKARKK, encoded by the coding sequence GTGAGCGTAAACGACATCGTTGCAATGAAAGGGATGGAAAAGATCTCAGTCCTGACAGCGTACGACTATTCCACTTCACTGATATGCGACAGGGCGGGCGTGGACGTGTTGCTCGTTGGCGACAGCGCCGGCATGGTAGTGCTTGGATATCCAAATACGGTGCCAGTCGGCATGCCCGAAATGACGATGTTTTGCGGCGCCGTGGCAAGGGGAGCCAAGCGCGCCATGATAGTGGGCGACATGCCATTTGGATCATACCAGCCAAGCGCGAGTGTAGCAGTTGAAAACGCGGTGCAGCTGATCAAGGCAGGCTGCGACGCAGTAAAGCTGGAAGGCGGCTCTGAGATCATTGGCACGATAAAGGCAATAGTGGACGCAGGCATACCGGTGATGGGCCACATCGGATTAAAGCCGCAGACGTCGTCGCTCTGGGAAGGTTACAGGCTCCAGGGCAGGACAAAGGTATCTGCGATGAAGTTGGTGCAAGACGCCAAGGCGCTTGAGAAGGCAGGCGTCTTTAGCATTGTGCTAGAGATGGTCGCAAGCGAAGTTGCAGATGAAATAACAAAGAGCGTGACAGTGCCAACCATAGGCATAGGCTCTGGCGTAGGATGCGACGGGCAGGTGCTGGTGCTCCATGATATGCTTGGCATCTATGAAGACATCAAGCCGAAGTTTGTGAAGAGGTACTCCGAATTGAGCAAGTCGATATTTGATGCTGTTGCAAGCTATACCCGCGAGGTCAAAGAAGGCAAGTTCCCAGAAGGGTCGAACACTTTCCACATGAGCCCTGAAGAGCTTGACAGATTTAGGAAGGCGAGAAAGAAGTGA
- the erpA gene encoding iron-sulfur cluster insertion protein ErpA produces the protein MESVQQQTITITPKAAEKVAEFMKQEGNSGLYLRVYVSGGGCAGLSYGMGFEEKPDEDDKVIEQNGVKLLLDSYSQRYLKGANIDYIESLMGSGFKINNPNVTKSCSCGHSFSTE, from the coding sequence ATGGAAAGCGTTCAGCAACAAACGATAACGATAACCCCCAAGGCTGCCGAGAAGGTCGCCGAGTTCATGAAGCAGGAGGGCAACTCTGGCCTCTACCTGAGAGTATATGTTTCAGGCGGAGGATGCGCAGGACTGTCCTACGGCATGGGGTTTGAGGAAAAGCCGGATGAGGACGACAAGGTCATCGAGCAGAATGGCGTCAAGCTGTTGCTTGACAGCTACAGCCAGAGGTACCTGAAGGGCGCAAACATCGACTACATCGAGAGCCTGATGGGTTCTGGCTTCAAGATCAACAATCCCAATGTGACCAAGAGCTGCTCGTGCGGACACTCGTTCAGCACAGAGTAA
- the coaBC gene encoding bifunctional phosphopantothenoylcysteine decarboxylase/phosphopantothenate--cysteine ligase CoaBC, which produces MMRVKRGSHPSKDIVGSDGNELGGKKIVLCITGSVAAYRAIDLARLLMRHGADVHAVMTESTASTLLHLEMMKWATGNDVVTKLTGNLEHVMLADYGMSDLIIVYPCTANTLGKMVAGIDDTPVTSVLSVALGSKIPIIIAPAMHEAMYENKFIRQNIDRLRGHITFVEPTMEEGKAKVAEPRQVLDAAVAILSGGRPLAGKRVLVTAGSTVEHIDPIRIVTNTSSGKMGIAIAHEAERMGADVTLVYGHGSEPADEKAVRVNTSEEMYRAVISELSSKKYDIAIMAAAVADFTPARKSEKKLDTRAGRMELSLVATRKIIDEVKKRSKGTFLVAFKADYDVPDSVLVEKAYKKLHESDADIVVANDLGRKGSEAGSDKNQVFIVDKKKRVVHLRLESKQAIARKLLELVAQSVNGKDGRK; this is translated from the coding sequence ATGATGAGGGTAAAACGAGGAAGCCATCCGTCAAAGGACATCGTTGGAAGCGACGGAAACGAGCTTGGCGGTAAGAAAATAGTACTCTGCATTACCGGCAGCGTGGCTGCCTACCGCGCGATCGACCTTGCGCGGCTCTTGATGCGCCATGGCGCAGACGTGCACGCAGTCATGACCGAGTCGACGGCGTCGACGCTCCTTCATCTAGAGATGATGAAATGGGCCACCGGCAACGACGTAGTCACAAAGCTGACAGGGAACTTGGAGCATGTCATGCTTGCAGACTATGGCATGTCAGACCTGATCATCGTCTACCCATGCACGGCAAACACACTTGGCAAGATGGTAGCCGGCATCGATGACACGCCTGTCACGTCTGTGCTCAGCGTCGCGCTTGGCAGCAAGATCCCGATAATCATCGCGCCTGCAATGCACGAGGCAATGTATGAGAACAAGTTCATACGGCAAAACATTGACAGGTTGAGAGGGCACATCACGTTTGTCGAGCCCACGATGGAGGAGGGTAAGGCAAAGGTGGCCGAGCCTCGGCAGGTTCTCGATGCCGCTGTTGCAATCTTGTCCGGCGGCAGGCCGCTGGCCGGCAAGCGTGTGCTCGTGACAGCCGGAAGCACGGTTGAGCACATCGACCCCATAAGAATCGTGACCAACACGAGTTCAGGCAAGATGGGAATTGCGATAGCGCATGAGGCAGAGCGCATGGGCGCAGACGTCACGCTTGTCTACGGGCACGGAAGCGAGCCGGCAGACGAAAAAGCAGTGCGCGTGAACACAAGCGAAGAGATGTACAGAGCTGTAATTTCAGAGCTGTCATCCAAGAAGTACGACATTGCGATAATGGCCGCCGCTGTTGCCGACTTTACGCCTGCCAGAAAGTCAGAGAAAAAGCTCGACACCAGGGCGGGCAGGATGGAACTGTCGCTTGTCGCCACAAGGAAAATAATCGATGAAGTGAAAAAAAGAAGCAAGGGCACGTTCCTTGTCGCGTTCAAGGCAGACTATGACGTTCCTGATTCTGTGCTGGTCGAAAAGGCGTACAAAAAGCTGCATGAATCGGACGCCGATATCGTGGTTGCAAACGATCTTGGCAGGAAGGGCTCTGAAGCTGGTTCAGACAAGAACCAAGTGTTTATTGTCGACAAGAAGAAGAGGGTCGTCCACCTGAGGCTTGAGAGCAAGCAAGCAATAGCAAGGAAGCTGCTAGAGCTTGTTGCGCAGTCTGTTAACGGCAAGGACGGCCGCAAGTGA
- a CDS encoding pyridoxal-phosphate-dependent aminotransferase family protein: MEYLVMLPGPTNVPNRVMNAMLAPVINHRSDDFRTLYKSIVEKTQKVFQTSNDIVLLTTSGTGAVEASVVNLIKKGDKAVIPVNGEFSTRLADLIDSWGGQAIRINAPPGENPPYDKFEEAFDKNKDIKALYAVYNETSTGTTIRYMDKLGQLASRKGAYFIADAVSILGGDELPVDKWNVDICVTASQKALAAPPGVSPVSVSKRAKKYMQENPPPTQYLNLKRYFKYYEEHFETPFTPALPLYYAFREALDMVLEEGMENRIRRHRICADAFYAGLSALGLTPFAKPDARSNMIIAVNYLPGMDDKKFRGLLSSEFKVLIAGGFGDLKGKVFRVGSMGEVGRYHVMRTISSIASAMNMLGVKTNPEATSVAMDKLKALG; encoded by the coding sequence ATGGAATACCTCGTAATGCTCCCCGGTCCAACGAATGTGCCCAACAGGGTCATGAACGCAATGCTTGCGCCTGTGATAAACCACAGGAGCGATGATTTCAGGACGTTATACAAGTCAATAGTTGAAAAGACGCAAAAAGTCTTCCAAACTTCAAACGACATTGTGCTGCTTACCACTTCTGGCACCGGTGCTGTCGAGGCGTCCGTTGTTAACCTGATCAAGAAAGGCGACAAGGCCGTGATTCCGGTGAACGGCGAGTTCAGCACGAGGCTTGCTGACCTGATCGACAGCTGGGGCGGCCAGGCTATCAGGATAAACGCGCCGCCGGGCGAGAACCCGCCGTACGACAAGTTTGAGGAGGCGTTTGACAAGAACAAGGACATCAAGGCGCTTTATGCAGTATACAACGAAACATCCACCGGCACCACCATCAGGTATATGGACAAGCTGGGACAGCTTGCGTCAAGGAAGGGCGCATATTTCATTGCCGATGCCGTTTCGATACTTGGCGGCGACGAGCTGCCAGTCGACAAGTGGAATGTCGACATTTGCGTCACTGCGTCGCAAAAGGCCCTTGCGGCGCCGCCGGGCGTGTCACCAGTGTCTGTGAGCAAGCGGGCGAAAAAGTACATGCAGGAGAACCCGCCTCCAACGCAGTACCTCAATTTGAAGCGCTACTTCAAGTACTACGAGGAGCACTTTGAAACTCCTTTCACTCCTGCCCTGCCTCTGTACTATGCGTTCAGAGAGGCGCTTGATATGGTGCTTGAAGAAGGTATGGAGAACAGGATAAGGCGCCACAGGATATGCGCTGATGCGTTCTACGCTGGCTTGAGCGCGCTTGGGCTGACTCCGTTTGCAAAGCCTGACGCAAGGAGCAACATGATCATCGCGGTCAACTACCTGCCGGGAATGGACGATAAAAAGTTCCGCGGGCTACTGTCAAGCGAGTTCAAGGTGCTGATCGCCGGCGGCTTTGGCGACCTGAAGGGCAAGGTGTTCAGGGTGGGCTCAATGGGCGAGGTCGGTCGCTATCACGTCATGAGGACGATATCGTCGATAGCGTCTGCGATGAACATGCTTGGAGTCAAGACAAATCCAGAAGCTACGTCGGTGGCGATGGACAAGCTAAAGGCGCTTGGCTGA
- a CDS encoding peptidylprolyl isomerase: MPLEKGSLVLVDYTARVKDTNEVFETTREEDAKKTAELYDPTRKYEPRLVSVGESWVLKGLDEALAKANVGDKLSVEVTPDKGFGERDPNKVRMIPQRKLGDKADEVGVGDVIEVDDRTGIVRYVGSGRIQVDFNHRFAGKTLLYDVNIMKKLESDSEKVSALVRRRTGLEDSKVKINLSAPNLDIELPEEAFLAEGLQVIKRAIANDIFKFVPSVKNIKFIESYYSAPAPAEQKKEQPKAEATTTPEAKK, encoded by the coding sequence ATGCCTTTGGAAAAGGGTTCTCTCGTATTGGTAGATTATACTGCTAGAGTTAAAGATACTAACGAAGTTTTCGAGACTACGCGTGAAGAAGACGCGAAAAAGACAGCAGAGCTTTACGACCCGACGCGCAAGTACGAGCCGCGGCTGGTCTCTGTCGGAGAAAGCTGGGTCCTGAAGGGGCTTGATGAAGCGCTTGCAAAGGCAAACGTGGGCGATAAGCTCAGCGTCGAAGTCACGCCAGACAAGGGCTTTGGTGAGCGCGATCCTAACAAGGTGAGGATGATCCCGCAGCGCAAGCTGGGCGACAAGGCTGACGAAGTAGGCGTCGGAGACGTCATCGAGGTCGACGACAGGACAGGAATTGTTCGCTACGTCGGCTCCGGTAGGATACAGGTCGACTTTAACCACAGGTTCGCCGGCAAGACTCTGTTGTATGATGTCAACATCATGAAAAAGCTGGAAAGCGACAGTGAAAAGGTGAGTGCGCTCGTAAGAAGGAGAACGGGCCTTGAAGACAGCAAAGTCAAGATCAACCTGTCCGCGCCCAACTTGGACATCGAGCTTCCAGAGGAGGCATTTTTGGCAGAAGGCTTGCAGGTGATCAAGCGCGCGATTGCAAATGACATCTTCAAGTTCGTGCCCTCTGTCAAGAACATCAAGTTCATAGAGAGCTACTACTCTGCGCCTGCTCCTGCCGAGCAAAAGAAGGAGCAGCCGAAGGCAGAGGCTACTACTACCCCTGAAGCCAAGAAGTAA
- a CDS encoding pantoate kinase: MASALVAAPVAVAKAFSPGHITGFFEIPYGSYSHFLHKGSKGAGFSIDRGISTTAYVYESATTDYQISINGVRSSNVDVSKWVVEEYLKLADRPYFVNVEHDIGIPVGFGLGSSGAAALSLSYALNEALDASLSRTQAAQIAHHAEIACKTGLGTVIAEFAGGFEMRTGAGAPGVGSVVKIDLENYYKAVVLCLAPISTKSFLTNMMDEINGLGGVMLSKLSKSRSVDEFLRMSHEFAETLGLTEGKCKEPIAALKALGIESSVALFGQTVFTLVPQTRSKQARDALKGFGGTLLVCNVDSNGARVL; this comes from the coding sequence ATGGCATCAGCGCTGGTTGCAGCGCCCGTAGCTGTGGCCAAGGCATTCAGCCCCGGCCACATAACTGGCTTTTTCGAGATACCCTACGGCAGTTATTCTCACTTTCTCCACAAGGGATCAAAGGGCGCCGGCTTTTCCATAGACAGAGGCATCTCCACGACGGCGTACGTCTACGAAAGCGCCACAACCGATTACCAGATCTCAATCAATGGCGTTCGCTCCAGCAATGTCGATGTGTCAAAGTGGGTAGTCGAAGAATACCTCAAACTTGCTGACAGACCATATTTTGTGAATGTTGAGCATGACATTGGAATCCCTGTTGGCTTTGGTCTCGGCTCAAGCGGGGCAGCGGCTCTCAGCCTTTCATATGCGCTCAATGAAGCGCTTGACGCAAGTCTCAGTAGGACCCAAGCGGCACAGATAGCGCACCACGCAGAGATTGCCTGCAAGACCGGTCTTGGCACGGTGATTGCCGAGTTTGCCGGCGGCTTTGAAATGCGCACCGGCGCAGGGGCGCCGGGCGTCGGGTCAGTCGTTAAGATCGATCTAGAGAATTATTACAAGGCGGTCGTGCTTTGCCTCGCTCCTATTTCCACGAAGTCGTTTCTCACAAACATGATGGACGAGATAAACGGCCTTGGCGGCGTCATGCTGAGTAAATTATCAAAATCAAGAAGTGTGGACGAGTTTCTAAGGATGTCCCACGAGTTTGCAGAAACGCTTGGCCTGACGGAAGGCAAGTGTAAGGAACCTATTGCCGCCCTCAAAGCATTGGGCATAGAATCGAGCGTTGCGCTGTTTGGCCAGACGGTGTTTACACTTGTGCCGCAGACAAGGTCAAAGCAGGCAAGGGACGCTCTCAAGGGCTTTGGAGGCACGCTTCTTGTCTGCAATGTCGACAGCAACGGGGCCAGAGTGCTGTAG
- a CDS encoding FxLYD domain-containing protein produces the protein MRIIAMLAVLAILGFTPTAFAQLSEQELDFYPAFPTDKNEVTAIISLTTGTPCEKVESQGHELDGNNLSINVRIVPPPPDTSCAQVVTQHVLEQDIGRLEAGTYAVQLYVDGTPRASATLHVSADDVAILSTGKYTDDQGDINLVGEVQNVADHPVKLVQIGVLFFEEDDGALVKEQKKIYTMMALIMPNRTSGFSLGLGSDLQDNAYSVNITSFSVEDKPVERGLMLVVEPALGSDGYGVVGGHVLNRADHDATQVKVVCAIYDDDGNVVDSIFGYTNPDTIPPRQTAPFSILTHSKISQGFTTSCNAESIELAIEEVQVVPEFSAIDAVVVAGASLAAVLAVNRLRNKL, from the coding sequence ATGAGGATCATTGCCATGCTTGCCGTCTTGGCGATCCTTGGTTTTACTCCTACTGCTTTTGCGCAGCTGTCTGAACAAGAGCTTGATTTTTACCCTGCATTTCCAACAGATAAAAACGAAGTCACGGCGATCATTTCACTAACAACCGGGACGCCATGTGAAAAGGTGGAATCACAGGGCCATGAACTTGATGGCAACAACCTATCGATAAATGTGCGAATAGTCCCGCCACCACCTGATACTTCGTGCGCGCAGGTGGTAACGCAGCACGTGCTAGAGCAGGACATCGGCCGGCTTGAAGCAGGGACATATGCTGTACAACTTTATGTTGACGGTACGCCGAGAGCAAGTGCAACGCTCCATGTGAGCGCCGATGATGTTGCAATCCTTTCAACCGGCAAATACACTGATGATCAGGGAGATATCAATCTCGTAGGTGAGGTGCAAAATGTTGCCGATCATCCAGTCAAGCTTGTGCAGATTGGCGTCTTGTTTTTTGAAGAAGACGACGGAGCATTGGTAAAAGAACAGAAAAAAATCTACACCATGATGGCACTCATTATGCCAAACAGGACATCCGGCTTTAGCCTCGGTCTTGGCAGCGATTTGCAGGACAATGCATACTCTGTTAACATAACGTCTTTCTCTGTAGAAGACAAGCCTGTAGAAAGAGGGTTGATGCTTGTAGTAGAGCCGGCTCTTGGCAGCGATGGCTATGGCGTGGTCGGGGGCCACGTGCTCAATAGGGCGGATCACGATGCTACGCAGGTCAAGGTCGTGTGCGCTATTTACGACGATGATGGAAATGTGGTCGATTCGATATTTGGCTACACCAATCCCGACACGATACCGCCAAGGCAGACTGCGCCGTTTAGCATCCTAACCCATAGCAAGATATCGCAAGGGTTTACGACAAGCTGCAACGCCGAGTCCATCGAGCTGGCGATAGAAGAGGTGCAAGTCGTGCCCGAGTTTTCAGCCATTGACGCAGTTGTTGTTGCCGGAGCGTCACTTGCGGCCGTCCTTGCCGTTAACAGACTGCGCAACAAGCTCTAG